In Alkalihalobacillus sp. TS-13, the following are encoded in one genomic region:
- a CDS encoding methionine ABC transporter ATP-binding protein — MITLKDIKKVFYTKDGVVNAVDGVNLNIEKGEIFGVIGYSGAGKSTLIRMLNMLEKPTEGSVDINGKSLTTFNNKQLRIARQNIGMIFQHFNLLWSRTVRENIAFPLEIAGVSRGERVKRVDELIDLVGLSGRGDSYPSQLSGGQKQRVGIARALANNPDVLLCDEATSALDPKTTDSILKLLVDINQKLGLTIVLITHEMHVIRKICNRVAVMEDGQVVEEGNVLDVFKTPKRTITQDFVKQVTEPEETDETIQHLIQKGDHSKIVKLTFVGGTAERPLISDLIRKFDVDVNILQGKISQTRDGAYGTLFIKIDGEPDTVKEAIYFIQQQQVEVEVITDVDNNVT; from the coding sequence ATGATTACTTTGAAAGACATCAAGAAAGTTTTCTATACAAAAGATGGAGTCGTCAATGCAGTAGACGGCGTCAATCTGAATATTGAAAAGGGTGAAATATTCGGGGTTATTGGATACAGCGGTGCAGGGAAGAGTACACTGATCCGGATGCTTAATATGCTGGAGAAACCGACTGAGGGTTCAGTCGATATCAATGGAAAGTCATTGACTACTTTCAACAACAAGCAGCTGAGGATCGCGAGACAGAATATCGGAATGATTTTTCAGCATTTCAATCTGCTCTGGTCACGTACTGTCCGTGAAAATATAGCCTTTCCCTTGGAGATTGCTGGGGTAAGCAGGGGAGAACGTGTGAAACGAGTCGATGAATTGATCGATCTGGTTGGATTGTCCGGGAGAGGAGATTCCTACCCTTCACAGCTAAGTGGTGGACAAAAACAGCGTGTAGGGATTGCAAGAGCATTAGCGAACAATCCAGATGTTTTACTTTGTGACGAAGCAACATCAGCATTGGATCCGAAAACAACCGACTCGATCTTGAAACTTCTTGTAGATATCAATCAAAAACTTGGTCTGACGATCGTACTGATTACACATGAGATGCATGTTATCCGAAAAATCTGTAACCGGGTGGCAGTAATGGAGGACGGTCAAGTTGTCGAAGAAGGTAACGTCCTAGATGTGTTCAAGACGCCGAAGAGGACGATAACACAGGATTTCGTTAAACAGGTGACAGAACCTGAAGAAACGGATGAAACAATCCAGCACCTGATTCAAAAAGGGGACCATTCTAAAATCGTCAAACTCACTTTTGTCGGCGGCACAGCTGAACGACCGCTCATAAGTGATCTGATCAGAAAGTTTGATGTCGATGTCAACATCCTTCAAGGAAAGATTTCGCAAACAAGAGACGGGGCATATGGAACATTATTCATTAAAATTGATGGAGAGCCTGACACAGTAAAGGAAGCCATCTATTTTATTCAACAACAGCAAGTGGAAGTCGAGGTGATCACAGATGTTGACAACAATGTTACCTAA
- the sufC gene encoding Fe-S cluster assembly ATPase SufC: MTAPNLKIENLHVSIEGKEIIKGLSLEINGGEIHAVMGPNGTGKSTLASALMGHPKYEITEGTVTMDGEDVLEMEVDERAKAGLFLAMQYPSEISGVTNADFLRSSINARREEGKEISLMKFIRKMDSKMELLDMDESFSQRYLNEGFSGGEKKRNEILQLLMLEPKIAILDEIDSGLDIDALKVVSKGVNDMRNPEFGGLIITHYQRLLNYITPDKVHVIMQGRIVKSGGPELAQRLEAEGYDWIKDELGIEDETVETEQA, encoded by the coding sequence ATGACTGCACCAAATCTAAAGATTGAGAATCTACACGTTTCCATTGAAGGAAAAGAGATCATCAAAGGCCTAAGCCTTGAAATAAACGGTGGAGAAATCCATGCAGTAATGGGACCAAACGGAACAGGAAAATCAACATTAGCATCTGCTCTAATGGGACACCCGAAATATGAAATTACAGAGGGAACTGTCACAATGGACGGTGAAGATGTTCTTGAAATGGAAGTTGACGAACGAGCAAAAGCAGGTCTTTTCCTCGCGATGCAATATCCAAGTGAGATCAGCGGTGTAACGAACGCAGACTTCCTACGTTCATCAATCAACGCTCGTCGTGAAGAAGGTAAAGAAATTTCATTGATGAAGTTCATCCGTAAAATGGACAGCAAAATGGAACTTCTTGATATGGATGAGTCTTTCTCACAGCGTTACTTGAACGAAGGGTTTTCTGGGGGAGAGAAAAAACGTAACGAAATTCTTCAACTATTGATGCTCGAGCCGAAGATCGCAATTCTTGACGAAATCGACTCTGGTCTTGATATCGATGCATTGAAGGTCGTTTCTAAGGGTGTCAATGATATGCGTAACCCTGAATTCGGCGGTTTGATCATTACGCACTATCAACGTCTATTGAACTACATCACACCAGATAAAGTTCACGTAATCATGCAAGGACGTATTGTGAAATCTGGTGGACCTGAGCTTGCTCAACGTCTTGAAGCAGAAGGGTATGACTGGATTAAAGATGAACTAGGAATTGAAGACGAAACTGTCGAAACAGAACAAGCATAG
- a CDS encoding anti-sigma factor domain-containing protein, which yields MEVSKRKAVILTKDGSFERVRLKKGEQPEVGQEYICPSEIPDAFFQPKKTLLPSFSLSLVAIIVFVLVASGMPFGPNKASAAAYVSFDINPSIEVAVDNEMNVIKVRALNEDAKNLLEGSDEYKDSSLLVFSDSLFKTLKESGYFDTYEDLLITSTIDDDNVSDEMRKRLNKSIERLKASKYIENTGIVLSLRETTEATRKLAEENGLSMGKYLVFKDISNIDHTFTPDQASLLSFSELNKYMAKAIGTEDKEEHQPDKSVGNLKRDNSLDIKQTKNEKNITNPAETEEPDTNETGTAASASDDIKDDVTDKVKTAVEKPVEKEKAATSEPVSEPVEKAKNANTAPAKDQTDKEDKDSRSDSDQDKTSKKSEEKNDLQVKIKLDLHGLDADELTPQELKLLESLQINIFHAQKNGKSKMNKHSHPNQDKHGKESHGKKP from the coding sequence ATGGAAGTATCGAAGCGGAAAGCTGTGATTTTGACTAAAGATGGCAGTTTTGAACGTGTTCGGTTGAAAAAAGGAGAACAACCTGAGGTTGGACAGGAGTATATATGTCCATCCGAAATTCCTGATGCATTTTTTCAGCCTAAAAAAACGTTGTTGCCTTCATTTTCACTTTCCCTTGTAGCAATCATTGTGTTCGTATTGGTTGCAAGTGGGATGCCATTTGGCCCGAACAAAGCCTCTGCTGCTGCTTACGTAAGTTTTGATATCAATCCGAGTATTGAAGTGGCAGTTGATAATGAAATGAATGTCATCAAAGTCCGTGCTTTAAACGAAGATGCAAAAAACCTGCTTGAAGGTTCAGACGAATATAAAGACTCATCTTTATTGGTATTTTCCGATTCATTATTCAAAACCTTGAAAGAATCAGGTTATTTCGATACGTATGAAGACCTGTTGATCACGTCTACGATTGACGATGATAATGTATCAGATGAAATGCGTAAACGCTTAAATAAGTCGATCGAAAGACTTAAAGCGAGTAAATATATTGAGAATACGGGAATCGTTTTATCACTAAGAGAAACAACAGAAGCTACTAGAAAGCTTGCAGAAGAAAATGGTTTGTCCATGGGTAAATATCTGGTATTTAAAGACATTTCTAATATTGATCATACATTCACCCCCGACCAAGCCAGTCTACTTTCTTTTTCAGAGTTGAATAAGTACATGGCTAAGGCAATTGGTACAGAAGATAAAGAAGAACATCAGCCTGACAAATCTGTAGGAAATCTTAAGCGGGATAATAGTCTAGATATAAAACAGACAAAAAATGAAAAAAACATTACAAACCCTGCTGAGACAGAGGAGCCTGATACAAATGAAACAGGAACGGCAGCAAGTGCGAGTGATGATATAAAAGATGATGTCACAGATAAAGTAAAGACTGCAGTTGAAAAGCCTGTTGAAAAAGAAAAGGCTGCTACAAGTGAACCTGTTTCCGAACCAGTAGAGAAAGCAAAAAATGCCAATACAGCCCCTGCTAAGGATCAAACAGATAAAGAAGATAAGGACAGCCGAAGCGATTCTGATCAAGATAAAACGTCTAAAAAGAGTGAAGAAAAAAATGATTTGCAGGTGAAAATCAAATTGGATCTGCATGGGTTAGATGCGGATGAATTGACCCCTCAGGAATTGAAATTACTTGAGAGCCTGCAAATCAACATCTTTCATGCTCAAAAAAATGGAAAATCAAAAATGAACAAACACTCACACCCCAATCAAGATAAACACGGAAAAGAAAGTCATGGTAAAAAGCCATGA
- a CDS encoding methionine ABC transporter permease, with product MLTTMLPNVDWEDMWEATVETLYMTAISVGTTFILGIILGLLLFLTGKGNLWQNKAIHSVIAGFVNIFRSIPFIILIILLVPFTTWLIGTMLGANAALPALIIGAAPFYSRMVEIALREIDKGVIEAAKSMGATDGQIIYKVLLPESLPALISGITVTAIALISYIAMAGVVGAGGLGTLAYLDGFQRYQNDVTFVATVIILIIVFIIQWIGDFLTQQTDKR from the coding sequence ATGTTGACAACAATGTTACCTAACGTAGATTGGGAGGATATGTGGGAAGCTACAGTTGAGACCCTTTATATGACAGCAATTTCAGTAGGTACCACATTCATCCTTGGAATCATATTAGGCTTATTATTGTTCCTAACTGGTAAGGGGAACCTTTGGCAGAACAAAGCAATCCATTCAGTCATTGCTGGATTTGTGAATATTTTCAGATCCATCCCGTTCATTATTTTGATCATTCTTTTAGTACCTTTTACAACATGGTTGATCGGCACAATGCTTGGCGCAAATGCTGCACTGCCAGCTCTGATCATCGGGGCTGCACCATTCTATTCTAGGATGGTTGAAATTGCGTTGCGCGAGATCGATAAAGGCGTCATCGAAGCAGCAAAATCGATGGGAGCAACAGATGGGCAAATCATATACAAAGTGCTTTTGCCTGAATCATTGCCGGCACTGATCTCCGGTATCACTGTGACAGCAATCGCCTTGATTTCGTATATCGCGATGGCAGGTGTAGTCGGTGCAGGCGGTTTAGGGACACTTGCGTATCTGGATGGATTCCAGCGTTATCAGAATGACGTAACATTCGTTGCTACAGTAATCATATTAATCATCGTATTCATCATCCAGTGGATAGGCGATTTCTTAACTCAACAAACAGATAAACGATAA
- the sufD gene encoding Fe-S cluster assembly protein SufD gives MSVETNETKIAFDQSYVSDFSKQRNEPEWLKNLRLRGLELAESLPMPKPEKTKIDNWNFTTFQHEVKAAKFDKADDFPEHILELIGKEDRTDNFLIQRNSTPAFQQFSQELKDKGVIFTDIATAVHEHSDLVEKYFMNKVVKIDEHRLTALHAALLNGGVFVYVPKNVEIDVPLQSVFWQEDAEASLFNHVLVVAEDNSSVTYVENYLSHGTDEESVANIVAEVYAGPNARVQFGAVDNFSKGMTTYVNRRGHVERDGKIEWALGQMNDGNTISDNTTNLVGDGSVADTKTVSIGRGDQKQNFVIRVNQWGKQSDAQLLAHAVMKDNASSIFNGIAKIEHGATKANSEQTERVLMLSEKARGDANPILLIDEDDVTAGHAASVGRMDPIQMFYLMSRGISKQEAERLVIHGFLAPVVNQLPIEGVKKMLTGVIEGKVNK, from the coding sequence ATGTCAGTGGAAACGAACGAAACGAAGATTGCCTTCGATCAATCATATGTAAGCGACTTTTCCAAACAACGAAATGAACCAGAATGGCTGAAAAACCTTCGTCTTCGTGGATTGGAACTGGCTGAAAGCCTACCGATGCCGAAGCCGGAGAAAACGAAAATCGACAACTGGAACTTCACAACTTTCCAACACGAAGTGAAGGCTGCGAAATTCGATAAGGCAGACGACTTTCCTGAGCATATTTTAGAACTTATCGGGAAAGAAGATCGTACGGATAATTTCCTTATCCAACGAAACTCGACTCCTGCATTTCAACAGTTCTCACAAGAACTGAAAGACAAAGGGGTCATATTTACAGATATCGCTACAGCAGTCCATGAGCACAGCGATCTTGTGGAAAAATACTTTATGAACAAAGTAGTGAAGATCGATGAGCATCGGTTGACTGCTTTGCATGCTGCACTTCTTAACGGCGGTGTTTTCGTATACGTGCCGAAAAACGTTGAAATCGATGTACCGTTACAGTCCGTTTTCTGGCAAGAGGATGCAGAAGCTTCATTGTTCAATCATGTTTTAGTCGTAGCTGAAGATAACAGTTCTGTCACGTATGTTGAAAACTACCTTTCTCATGGAACAGATGAAGAGTCTGTTGCCAACATCGTAGCAGAAGTATACGCTGGGCCGAATGCACGAGTTCAATTCGGAGCAGTTGATAACTTCTCTAAAGGAATGACAACCTATGTGAACCGTCGAGGACATGTTGAACGTGACGGAAAAATCGAATGGGCACTAGGTCAAATGAATGATGGCAATACGATTTCTGATAACACGACCAATCTGGTTGGTGATGGATCTGTAGCAGATACGAAAACCGTTTCCATCGGACGTGGAGATCAAAAGCAGAACTTCGTCATCCGCGTCAATCAGTGGGGTAAACAATCAGACGCACAACTGCTAGCGCACGCGGTCATGAAGGACAATGCAAGTTCCATCTTTAACGGAATTGCAAAAATCGAGCATGGAGCAACAAAAGCGAACAGTGAACAGACTGAACGTGTCCTGATGCTAAGTGAAAAAGCACGTGGAGATGCGAACCCGATCCTTCTCATCGACGAAGATGATGTTACAGCTGGCCACGCTGCATCAGTTGGACGCATGGATCCGATCCAAATGTTCTACTTGATGAGCCGTGGAATTTCCAAACAAGAAGCAGAACGTCTTGTTATCCACGGATTCCTTGCACCAGTGGTCAACCAATTACCTATCGAAGGGGTAAAGAAGATGTTAACTGGTGTAATCGAAGGGAAAGTCAATAAATGA
- a CDS encoding carboxymuconolactone decarboxylase family protein, translated as MDYKEGLGIFTEKIPDLARKYNAFTESCFKAGKLSKKEKQLIALGISIYSQDEYCIIYHTKGCLDQGCSEQEILEAVGVCAAFGGGAAMSQSVTLVQEAITDLNQMKH; from the coding sequence ATGGATTACAAGGAAGGCTTAGGAATCTTCACTGAAAAAATACCGGATCTTGCAAGAAAGTACAATGCATTTACAGAATCTTGTTTTAAAGCCGGGAAGCTGAGCAAAAAGGAAAAACAATTGATTGCACTGGGGATCAGTATTTACTCCCAGGATGAGTATTGCATCATCTACCATACAAAAGGGTGTCTAGATCAAGGTTGCAGTGAACAGGAAATTTTAGAAGCAGTAGGTGTTTGTGCTGCATTCGGCGGTGGAGCAGCTATGAGTCAATCTGTAACCCTTGTGCAAGAAGCGATTACGGATTTGAATCAGATGAAACACTAA
- a CDS encoding cysteine desulfurase — MISKEIRKQFPIFDQEVNGKPLVYLDSAATSQKPISVIETLDHYYKNDNSNVHRGVHTLGTRATDGYEGAREKVRRFINASSTEEIVFVRGTTTAINTIASSYGKANVGEGDEIVITPMEHHSNIIPWQQLAKATGATLKYIPLQEDGTIDLSDVENTITEHTKIVSIMHVSNVLGTINPIQEITKIAHKNGAVMVVDGAQAAPHMHVDVRDLDCDFYAFSAHKMCGPTGIGVMYGKKKLLENMEPVEFGGEMIDFVGLYDSTWKDLPWKFEGGTPIIAGAIGLGAAIDFLEQIGRNEIEKMEHEIVEYAMERMSDVEGLKIFGPQHRAGLVTFNIDDVHPHDVATVLDAEGIAVRAGHHCAQPLMKWLDVTATARASFYIYNTKEDVDALVDGLKTTKEYFGHVF, encoded by the coding sequence ATGATTTCAAAAGAGATTCGCAAACAGTTCCCCATCTTTGATCAAGAAGTGAATGGGAAGCCACTCGTCTATTTGGATAGCGCAGCGACATCTCAAAAACCGATTTCGGTGATTGAAACACTTGACCATTATTATAAAAACGACAACTCGAACGTGCACCGTGGTGTGCATACGCTAGGGACACGGGCTACTGACGGCTATGAAGGTGCCCGCGAAAAAGTCCGACGTTTCATCAATGCTTCTTCAACTGAAGAAATCGTGTTTGTCCGTGGTACAACGACAGCCATCAATACGATTGCCTCCAGCTATGGGAAAGCGAACGTCGGCGAAGGGGATGAAATCGTCATCACGCCAATGGAACACCACAGCAACATCATTCCTTGGCAGCAGCTGGCGAAAGCAACAGGCGCGACATTAAAATATATTCCTTTACAAGAGGATGGAACAATTGATTTAAGTGATGTTGAAAATACAATTACAGAACATACTAAGATTGTATCGATCATGCACGTTTCAAATGTTCTAGGTACGATCAATCCGATCCAGGAAATCACAAAGATCGCTCATAAAAATGGAGCAGTCATGGTAGTGGATGGTGCTCAAGCAGCACCTCACATGCATGTTGATGTCCGTGACTTAGATTGTGATTTCTACGCTTTCTCTGCCCATAAAATGTGCGGACCGACCGGTATCGGTGTCATGTATGGCAAGAAAAAGCTATTAGAAAATATGGAGCCTGTCGAATTCGGCGGAGAGATGATTGACTTTGTCGGTTTGTATGACTCCACTTGGAAGGATCTTCCCTGGAAGTTTGAAGGCGGAACTCCAATCATTGCTGGAGCCATAGGGCTTGGTGCGGCAATTGATTTCTTAGAGCAAATCGGACGCAATGAGATTGAGAAGATGGAGCATGAAATCGTAGAGTATGCGATGGAACGTATGTCAGATGTTGAAGGCTTGAAGATATTCGGACCTCAACATCGAGCAGGACTGGTGACATTCAACATTGATGATGTGCATCCTCATGATGTAGCTACAGTATTGGATGCAGAGGGAATTGCTGTACGTGCAGGTCACCATTGTGCACAACCGTTGATGAAATGGTTGGATGTGACAGCAACTGCCAGAGCAAGCTTTTATATTTACAATACGAAAGAAGATGTTGATGCACTAGTTGATGGATTAAAGACTACAAAGGAGTATTTTGGTCATGTCTTCTAA
- a CDS encoding sorbosone dehydrogenase family protein yields MKKLLLPALLFLMMTGCFENEKTSPGEKDSKSQPVNQNQDIQMLATELEVPWQINIVEDTVYYLSGRPGKIISISEGMKQNQTVDVSKEIVSRTESGLLGFYIVKGSQPLEAYLYHTYQEDGRLQNRVVKVQKDEDIWKETDILLEGIPGGPIHNGGRLAVGPDEKLYITTGDAGDPDLAQDQKSLAGKIIRLNLDGTIPDDNPFSDSPVYSYGHRNPQGIGWTKDGKMYSSEHGSTDRDEINEIVAGGNYGWPVIRGDEEHEGMIKPIFHSGDNTWAPSGLTISDSKIYVAFLAGKQIREFDLDKNSSRTFAEGYGRMRDVEIVNGSLYAITNNTDGRGNPEPEDDRLLKFPLDNE; encoded by the coding sequence ATGAAGAAACTTCTTTTGCCTGCCCTGCTTTTTTTAATGATGACTGGCTGTTTTGAAAATGAAAAGACTTCACCTGGCGAAAAGGATTCCAAATCTCAACCTGTCAATCAGAATCAAGATATTCAAATGTTAGCAACTGAACTAGAGGTTCCGTGGCAAATCAATATCGTGGAAGACACTGTCTACTATCTTTCAGGACGTCCTGGTAAAATCATAAGCATTTCAGAAGGTATGAAACAAAATCAAACCGTAGATGTTTCAAAAGAAATCGTTTCGCGTACGGAAAGTGGATTGCTTGGATTTTATATTGTAAAGGGAAGTCAGCCCTTAGAAGCCTATCTATATCATACATATCAAGAAGATGGGCGGCTTCAGAATCGTGTGGTGAAGGTCCAAAAAGATGAAGATATTTGGAAAGAAACCGATATTCTTCTTGAGGGGATCCCTGGTGGACCGATTCATAACGGAGGACGTTTAGCGGTCGGACCTGACGAAAAACTTTATATAACAACAGGTGACGCAGGTGATCCAGACCTTGCCCAAGACCAGAAAAGTTTAGCAGGAAAGATTATACGCCTGAATTTGGACGGCACCATCCCAGATGACAATCCCTTCAGTGATTCTCCTGTTTATTCTTATGGACACAGGAATCCACAAGGGATAGGTTGGACAAAAGACGGTAAGATGTACAGCTCTGAACATGGCTCAACAGATCGTGATGAAATCAACGAAATTGTGGCTGGAGGTAATTATGGATGGCCGGTCATCAGAGGGGATGAAGAACACGAAGGAATGATCAAACCGATTTTTCATTCTGGAGATAATACATGGGCTCCTTCTGGTCTTACGATATCTGATTCTAAGATTTATGTGGCGTTTTTAGCAGGGAAACAGATCAGGGAGTTTGATTTGGATAAAAACAGTAGCCGGACGTTCGCTGAGGGGTATGGGAGAATGAGAGATGTCGAAATCGTCAATGGGTCCCTTTACGCGATTACAAACAACACTGATGGAAGAGGTAATCCGGAACCGGAAGATGACCGTCTATTAAAATTCCCCCTTGATAATGAGTAA
- the sigI gene encoding RNA polymerase sigma-I factor yields MTSMNMNLVMKPKFNKPVANKAVTIEDKVKRITRGDEDLRNELLEDYQPFIKKVTSKVCNQYIDQSRDEYSIGLTAFNEAINQYQEGQGSRFLTFADMVIRRRVIDFIRKEARQNRYVFLEPEETDEEGRVEDSFAEQQAAISHYDQQLQVENRVYEIEEYQELLKGYGITFKVLSKNCPKHIDARENAKQIAQLLAENEKLAAYLTEKKQLPIKDLLNMVSCSRKTIERNRKYIIAIALIYIGGYTSLRSYIEPS; encoded by the coding sequence ATGACATCTATGAACATGAATTTAGTAATGAAACCAAAATTCAATAAGCCAGTAGCAAACAAAGCAGTTACTATAGAAGATAAGGTGAAAAGAATTACACGCGGAGATGAGGACCTCCGTAATGAACTACTTGAAGATTATCAACCATTCATCAAAAAAGTAACGTCTAAAGTTTGTAACCAGTATATTGACCAATCTCGTGACGAATATAGTATTGGATTGACAGCGTTCAACGAAGCGATCAATCAATATCAAGAAGGACAAGGGAGCCGTTTCTTGACATTTGCGGATATGGTCATCCGTAGACGTGTGATTGATTTTATCCGTAAAGAAGCACGACAGAACAGATATGTCTTCCTAGAACCCGAAGAAACAGATGAAGAAGGTCGTGTTGAAGATAGCTTTGCCGAACAGCAAGCTGCAATCAGCCACTATGATCAACAATTGCAAGTCGAAAACCGTGTGTATGAAATTGAAGAATATCAAGAATTGCTAAAAGGGTACGGCATTACGTTCAAAGTGTTGAGCAAGAACTGCCCTAAGCATATCGATGCGCGTGAAAACGCAAAACAAATCGCGCAGCTATTAGCCGAAAACGAGAAATTGGCAGCGTATTTGACAGAGAAGAAACAACTGCCGATAAAAGATTTATTAAATATGGTCTCTTGCAGTCGTAAAACGATTGAACGTAATCGAAAGTATATAATAGCGATTGCATTGATTTACATTGGAGGGTACACATCGCTTAGATCGTACATTGAGCCCTCCTGA
- a CDS encoding TlpA disulfide reductase family protein — protein sequence MNNITSFTLKEYKTEQNVNLSDFTGKPVIIQFWVAWCPDCMRELPLLEQFYKSMNNDEITVLTVNVIGREGSLEQRDQFIQKNNFTVPILLDEGTKVYDQFQCKSVPTTILLDQNHEEQAQYTDQDSFQDILYGISRLLSQ from the coding sequence ATGAACAATATCACTTCATTCACTCTTAAGGAATACAAGACGGAGCAAAACGTTAACCTATCAGACTTTACGGGGAAACCTGTCATCATCCAATTCTGGGTGGCATGGTGTCCTGATTGTATGCGGGAACTACCACTTCTTGAGCAGTTCTATAAGTCGATGAATAACGATGAAATCACCGTATTGACGGTCAACGTCATCGGCAGAGAGGGTTCTTTAGAACAGCGGGATCAATTTATCCAAAAAAATAATTTTACTGTCCCCATCCTTCTCGATGAAGGGACTAAAGTTTATGACCAATTCCAATGTAAATCCGTTCCGACAACGATTCTTCTAGATCAAAATCATGAGGAGCAAGCACAGTATACAGATCAAGACTCATTTCAGGACATCTTATACGGCATCTCTCGTTTGCTTTCTCAGTAA
- a CDS encoding MetQ/NlpA family ABC transporter substrate-binding protein codes for MKKLITLLTTVLIISVLAACGKGGSAGDEQELVVGASNVPHAEILEEAQPILEEKGIKLEIEKLQDYVTPNQMLAAGELDANFFQHVPYMESQMKDNKSYDFENAGGVHIEPMGVYSKDHKSLDELPKKGTIIMSNSVGEHGRILSLLEKEGLIKLKEGVDVDKATVKDIAENPKEINFKTDVEAGLLPKIYKNGEGDAVVINTNYAIDAGLDPQKDAIALEGSDSEYVNIVAVNKGDKDDKKIKTLVEVLQSKEIQDFIKKEYKGAVVPVNE; via the coding sequence ATGAAAAAACTAATAACACTTTTAACAACTGTACTTATCATTTCCGTATTGGCGGCTTGTGGTAAAGGTGGTTCAGCCGGAGATGAGCAAGAACTTGTCGTCGGTGCATCGAACGTACCACATGCTGAGATTCTTGAGGAAGCACAGCCCATCCTTGAGGAGAAAGGAATCAAGCTTGAAATCGAAAAGCTTCAAGACTATGTGACACCGAACCAAATGCTTGCTGCTGGAGAATTGGATGCAAACTTCTTCCAACACGTACCGTATATGGAATCACAAATGAAAGATAACAAAAGTTATGATTTTGAAAACGCTGGTGGGGTGCACATTGAACCAATGGGTGTATACTCGAAGGATCATAAAAGCTTAGACGAGCTTCCTAAAAAAGGAACGATCATTATGAGCAACTCTGTCGGAGAGCATGGCCGTATTCTCAGCTTGCTTGAAAAAGAAGGTTTGATCAAGTTGAAAGAAGGCGTTGATGTAGATAAAGCAACTGTCAAAGACATTGCTGAAAATCCGAAGGAAATCAACTTCAAGACTGATGTGGAAGCAGGGTTACTACCGAAAATTTATAAAAACGGTGAAGGAGACGCTGTCGTCATCAACACGAACTATGCAATTGATGCAGGACTCGATCCGCAAAAAGATGCGATTGCTCTAGAAGGATCCGACTCGGAATATGTAAATATTGTCGCAGTGAACAAAGGCGATAAAGATGACAAGAAGATCAAGACACTTGTAGAAGTGCTGCAATCTAAAGAAATCCAGGACTTCATTAAAAAAGAATATAAAGGAGCAGTCGTTCCTGTAAACGAATAA
- a CDS encoding toprim domain-containing protein, with protein sequence MDTDKKVLIVEGKTDREKVRKLLDEPVEIICTHGTISFTKLEELIESIEHRDIYILVDEDDAGHKLRKILKRELPNARHLYTQSIYKEVAETPLMYLAKILLNANFEINRSYLLNGGAT encoded by the coding sequence ATGGATACAGATAAGAAAGTGCTGATCGTCGAGGGGAAAACAGACCGTGAAAAGGTACGTAAACTACTGGATGAACCTGTGGAAATCATCTGTACACATGGGACGATAAGCTTTACAAAACTTGAAGAACTTATTGAATCCATAGAGCATCGAGACATTTATATCCTCGTCGATGAAGATGATGCTGGACATAAACTGAGGAAAATTTTAAAAAGGGAACTTCCGAATGCAAGACATTTGTACACCCAAAGCATCTATAAAGAGGTAGCGGAGACCCCACTTATGTACCTCGCTAAAATTCTTTTAAACGCAAATTTTGAAATCAACCGTAGCTATCTGTTGAACGGAGGTGCGACATGA
- a CDS encoding thioredoxin family protein: MIQEVNQQQLIQRIFKREQAVIFFHTPLCGTCKLANQMLEIALAVFSDQEKPMVLSGNINQMPTTAKQWKVKSVPCLAFLEDGKLVKMLYSFRTVDHIYGEIKKFYK; encoded by the coding sequence ATGATACAAGAAGTAAACCAGCAACAGTTGATCCAACGAATATTCAAAAGGGAACAGGCAGTGATCTTTTTCCATACACCATTGTGCGGTACTTGTAAACTTGCCAATCAAATGTTGGAGATTGCATTAGCAGTGTTTTCCGATCAAGAAAAACCTATGGTCCTCTCCGGAAATATCAATCAAATGCCAACCACAGCAAAGCAATGGAAGGTTAAAAGTGTCCCATGTCTAGCTTTTTTAGAGGATGGAAAACTGGTTAAAATGCTATATTCGTTCCGTACTGTGGATCATATTTATGGAGAAATAAAAAAATTTTATAAATAA